The Thermodesulfobacteriota bacterium DNA window TCCACGGAGTGATGGGACCCAATGGGTCAGGAAAGACCACCCTCCTTTCCATCTTATCCCTTCTCGTAAAGCCTACCTCAGGAAGAATCTATTTTGATGGATTGGAGATTGATAGCCGGGATAATGATGATTATATATTAAGACGACAGATGGCTATGGTTCTTCAGAATCCTTTCCTCCTCAATTCGACTGTGGAAAAAAACGTTGCCTACGGTTTGAGGATCCGTGGTTTGAGTAAAAGAGAGCAAAAACAAAAGGTTGAAGAATGCCTGGATTTGGTGGGACTAACAGGTTTCGAAAAAAGAAGAGCACAGGAGCTTTCCGGAGGAGAAGCCCAGAGGGTTGCAATTGCCAGAGGAATCGCTGTAACGCCAAAGGTTTTGTTCCTTGATGAACCAACTGCAAACGTGGATAAAATCCATATAGATGTATTGGAAAACATTGTTAAGGAGTTGAACCGCAGGTATAAAACCACTATTATATTTACTACCCATGATTTAAATCAGGCATGCCGACTGGCATCTGAGATTGTTGTTCTCTCTGAAGGGAAAATCAAGGAAATTCTGACTCCTGACCTTTCTGCAAAATAAACTAATCTATTTTATCTTTAAAGACTGCCCCTGTACTGGCTGATGTTACCAGTTTCGAATATCTATAAAGATAGCCTTCTTTTATTTTAGGCTCTGGTGGTTTCCAGCCTCTTTTCCGTTTTTCAATCTCTCCATCACTTACTTTCAGGGTGAGCCGTTTCTTTGGTATGTCTATTTCTATCCTATCTCCGTTCTCTACAAATGCCAAAAGACCACCTTCTGCAGCCTCAGGGGATATATGCCCAATAGCAGCCCCCCTTGTCCCTCCGCTAAATCTACCGTCTGTTATAAGGGCTACATCTTTATCCAACCCCATACCTGCTATAGCAGATGTGGGTGTAAGCATCTCCCTCATTCCTGGTCCTCCCTTGGGCCCTTCGTATCTTATCACCACCACATCGCCAGGCTTTATTTTCTTAGCCAAGATGGATTCTACAGCTTCTTCTTCTGAGTCGAACACCCTGGCTTTCCCCTGGCTTTTCAACATTTCTGGCGCAACAGCGGACTGTTTCACTACTGCCCCATCAGGTGCCAGGTTACCTCTCAGAATGGCGATACCTCCCTCTTTATGATATGGGTTGTCTATAGGTCTTATAACATTTTTATCTATTATTTCCACACCGTTCAGGTTTTCTCTCAGGTTTTTGCAGGTAACGGTCATAATATACTGATCTATCAAGCCCAGTTTCGTGAGTTCTGCCATAACGGCTGCTACACCACCTGCCTCATTCAGATCCTGCATACGGTGAGGACCTGCAGGACTCAGACTGCACAGATGCGGGGTTTTTTTGCTCGTCTCATTGAATATCTCTAAGTCTAAGTTCAGCTTGGCTTCATGGGCTAGGGCAGGGACATGCAAAACAGTATTGGTAGAGCAACCCAAAGCCATATCTACCGCAATAGCATTCCTGAAGGCTGATATATTAGCTATGTCCCTGGGTCTTATGTTTTTTTCAAGGAGTTCCATTATCTTTTTGCCGGCAAGCTTTGCAAGTCTCCGCCTCGCTGCATAAACTGCCGGAATAGTACCATTTCCTGGAAGTCCCAATCCTAAGGCTTCTGTTAAACAGTTCATGGAGTTGGCAGTAAACATTCCTGCACATGAACCGCAACCTGGGCATGCCATATCCTCCAGTTCCTTTAGCTCATTTTCACTCATTTTGCCTGATTTAACCGCTCCAACCCCCTCGAAGAGTGTGATGAGATCAATATATTGTCCCTGTTTCTTTCCTGTAAGCATTGGACCACCACTGATTACTATAGCTGGAATATTGAGCCTCAATGCAGCCATTAACATCCCCGGTACAATTTTATCACAGTTGGGTATCATAACCAATGCGTCAAAGGGATGGGCACATGCCATGATCTCTATAGAGTCTGCAATAAGTTCCCTGCTGGCAAGGGAGTATTTCATGCCCTGATGGTTCATGGCTATACCATCGC harbors:
- the ilvD gene encoding dihydroxy-acid dehydratase; protein product: MRSDLMKKGLEKAPHRSLFKAMGYTDEEITHPIIGVANSQSEIIPGHIHLRDIAESVKAGIRSAGGTPVEFSTIGVCDGIAMNHQGMKYSLASRELIADSIEIMACAHPFDALVMIPNCDKIVPGMLMAALRLNIPAIVISGGPMLTGKKQGQYIDLITLFEGVGAVKSGKMSENELKELEDMACPGCGSCAGMFTANSMNCLTEALGLGLPGNGTIPAVYAARRRLAKLAGKKIMELLEKNIRPRDIANISAFRNAIAVDMALGCSTNTVLHVPALAHEAKLNLDLEIFNETSKKTPHLCSLSPAGPHRMQDLNEAGGVAAVMAELTKLGLIDQYIMTVTCKNLRENLNGVEIIDKNVIRPIDNPYHKEGGIAILRGNLAPDGAVVKQSAVAPEMLKSQGKARVFDSEEEAVESILAKKIKPGDVVVIRYEGPKGGPGMREMLTPTSAIAGMGLDKDVALITDGRFSGGTRGAAIGHISPEAAEGGLLAFVENGDRIEIDIPKKRLTLKVSDGEIEKRKRGWKPPEPKIKEGYLYRYSKLVTSASTGAVFKDKID
- a CDS encoding phosphate ABC transporter ATP-binding protein translates to MNKYQFTVKGLTKFYNGKKVLDIPYLIIKKGTVHGVMGPNGSGKTTLLSILSLLVKPTSGRIYFDGLEIDSRDNDDYILRRQMAMVLQNPFLLNSTVEKNVAYGLRIRGLSKREQKQKVEECLDLVGLTGFEKRRAQELSGGEAQRVAIARGIAVTPKVLFLDEPTANVDKIHIDVLENIVKELNRRYKTTIIFTTHDLNQACRLASEIVVLSEGKIKEILTPDLSAK